The nucleotide window CTGGAGTCTTGCAGGCCGTCGCCATTCGCATCGGTGCCACCGGCTTCGATCACGTCATTGATGCCGTCGTTGTCGGAATCAAGGTCGCGGAAATTCGGGATGCCATCGCCATCCAGATCACCATTGCCTTCCACCGAGTCCGGGATGCCGTCACCGTCGGAGTCACCATCGGCAATGTCCGGAACGCCGTCACCATCGGTATCCACCTGGCCGGAGCCTTCATCACCGTTAGGAATGCCGTCGCCGTCGTTGTCGCCGGCAGCATTCGGCAGGCCGCCGAAGACACCCGGCTGGATGTCCGCCACGTTTGGAATACCGTCGCGATCCGAGTCCGCGCTGGCATCGATCCGGCCGTCGCCATTGGTGTCGAGGGCAGCGAACGGCGTGCCGACGATGTCGGGCGTGCCGTCGTTGTTGCTGTCGGTATCGTAGGCGTTCGGCGTTCCGTCGTTGTCCGAATCAGGGATTGGACCGGTTGAGCCAGGTGCATCGCCGAAACCGACGAAGCCATCGACCACATCGTCAATGCCGTCTCCATCCGAGTCGCCGGTCCGGAAGACGCCGTTCTCATCGGCAGTCGTCACGAAGCCGGACTCCACGATGTCGCTCACGCCATCATTGTCGGAATCGAGGTCGAGGTAGTTCTTCACCCCGTCGCCATCGGTATCGGCGATGACCAGTGCCACGCCCTTGGTTCCGCCCAGAACATTGTCATTGGGATCGACCGAGTCCACGATGCCATCGCCGTCTTCATCGGGATTGGCGTCGCCACTGGGATCCTGGCGTCCGTCGCCATTGGCGTCTTTGCCACCGGCTTCGATCACGTCATTGATCCCGTCGTTGTCGCTGTCGAGATCGAGGTAATCCGGGACACCGTCGCCATCGGTGTCACCACCGGGGGCTGCATTTGCGATTTCGATCGCATCGGGGATGCCGTCGCCATCGCTATCCCCATCCCGACCGGCATAGAGACCGTCACCGTCCGGATCGTAGCCTTGCGAAGCCTGGGCCTTCCCGATCGCGATGTCGCCGCTCACCGCAGTGAGAATGCCGAGTTGAGCTGCAGTGAGATTGATCTTGATCGCCGTCGTCGTGGTGGTGAAGCCATCAAACGCATTTCCAACGGTCGCCGTCTCGTTGAGCATGATGGTGACGCCGGCAAGCGCGCCGCCATTAATGACAAGGCCGGTATTCGCCGGGACATTCGTGAGGTCGATCGAGGACAGATCGACTGTTGCCCCGAGCAACTTGATCTTCAGTCCGGCCAATGAAACAGTGGAAGTGGACGTGAATGATCCTGGCCGGCCTGCGATGGTGACGGCTGTCGTGACTGCCGGGACCTCGAGGCTGATCAGCGGGTCCGTCCCGAAAAGTCCCAGAACCTCTCCCACACCCAAGTTAAGGTTGGTCACACCGGACGTTGCCTTGGTCGTCTTCGAGCCCGACGAACCGTCGATGGTCGAGGAAACATTGGTACTGAAGGTTCCGTCGGACGCGAGCAGGGAAAGAACTCCCGGCAAACCCACATCCAGGTTAAGGAGTCCGGGTGAGGTGGTGTTGTAGGCAGCGGGCGCAGAGCCCGTGGCATGGCCTACATTTCCAGAATTGGCAGTGAGCAGGCTCAGCGTTGAGAGGGAGATATTCGCACCGGTGCCGGTGCTAGTTCCTTTCGACACTGCCGCTCCGGCAGGCAATTCGGCGCCGTGGACAATTTGCCAGGCGAACAGCGTTATCAGACAAGCAGACCGGGACGATAAGGGAGCAAGCTTCCTTAGTTGGCTCATCTCTTTGGGGTTCATAACCGGGTGGGAGTTCAGGTTCAAATTACCAATTTATTTTAAAAGTCACCAGAGGGCGAATTTCAGGCGCGACTATAAATGCGTAAAAACCGACATTCCCAACTCAATGTAAGATCTGGACGAGCTAAATATTTATTACCCGATAACCAAAAAGTTCAGCCTCACAGAAGGGTTTTCGTGCCAAGCAACGTGTACAAACACCTTGGAATCGTGCATATCGCCAACACCAACCCCGTGAATAAATTTATTCACAGCCGATAACACCCCGACGGTTATTCACAAAATATCGCCATCTTATTCCCAACCCGTTCACACACAAAGCCCCTAACAACCCGCTCATTCCGATCTGTTAGGCGACATTATCCGAAGTGAAGAAACGGATGTCCGCCAAATGAAACAGGGCCCGGGACTGATCAAAGTCCTCGAGCCCTGTGAATAACTCCCCTCGTGCGCCGCGGGGGGAAAATCAGCCGTTAACCCGTTTTGCGATGCTTATCGAGCGGCCACCAGATCATAGCCACGCCAGTCACCGATGGTGACATCGGCGAAACTGCCGACCGGGATATTCTCATCGACGTGCACGGAGCCATCGATTTCCGGCGCATCCCACTCGGTGCGGCCCACGCCCTTTTCCTCGACGAGCACGCGGACCTTCTTGCCCACCTGCTCCTGGTTCACCTCGGCGGCCACCTTCTGCAGCTCTGCCATCGCGCGGCTCCAGCGACCCTTTCGGGTCATGTGGTGGAGCTGGCCGGTCATCTTGTAGGCAGGCGTGCCTTCTTCCTTCGAATATTGGAACACACCTGCCCGCTCGAAGCGGAACTCACGGATAAACTCCAGCAGCTCCTGGAAGTCCTCCTCGGTCTCGCCGGGGAAACCTACGATGAATGTAGTACGAATGCCGATGCCCGGGATGCCCGCGCGCATGCGGCGCAGCAGGTCGCGGATGTAGTCGCCGTTCGTCTTGCGCTTCATCGCCGTCAGCATGCGGTCGGAAATGTGCTGCAGCGGGATATCGACATACTTCGCCACCTTGTCGCACTCGGCGATGGTGCGGATGAGTTCGTCGGACCAGTGCGCCGGGTGGGTGTAGAGGAGGCGAATCCAGAATTCGCCTTCGATCTTGTTCACCTCGCGGAGCAGCGTCGCGAGCGATTCGCCGCGGGTGGAGTCCACCGGGGAATTCGGGTTCGGGCGCTGGCCCTCCCACTTGTCCATGCCGAAGTAGGTGGTGTCCTGGGAGATCAGGTTGATCTCCTTCACACCGGCCTTCACGAGCGCTTCCACCTCGCGGACCACGCTTTCCTGCGTGCGCGAACGGTGCATGCCGCGGATCTTCGGGATGATGCAGAA belongs to Luteolibacter flavescens and includes:
- a CDS encoding beta strand repeat-containing protein — its product is MSKGTSTGTGANISLSTLSLLTANSGNVGHATGSAPAAYNTTSPGLLNLDVGLPGVLSLLASDGTFSTNVSSTIDGSSGSKTTKATSGVTNLNLGVGEVLGLFGTDPLISLEVPAVTTAVTIAGRPGSFTSTSTVSLAGLKIKLLGATVDLSSIDLTNVPANTGLVINGGALAGVTIMLNETATVGNAFDGFTTTTTAIKINLTAAQLGILTAVSGDIAIGKAQASQGYDPDGDGLYAGRDGDSDGDGIPDAIEIANAAPGGDTDGDGVPDYLDLDSDNDGINDVIEAGGKDANGDGRQDPSGDANPDEDGDGIVDSVDPNDNVLGGTKGVALVIADTDGDGVKNYLDLDSDNDGVSDIVESGFVTTADENGVFRTGDSDGDGIDDVVDGFVGFGDAPGSTGPIPDSDNDGTPNAYDTDSNNDGTPDIVGTPFAALDTNGDGRIDASADSDRDGIPNVADIQPGVFGGLPNAAGDNDGDGIPNGDEGSGQVDTDGDGVPDIADGDSDGDGIPDSVEGNGDLDGDGIPNFRDLDSDNDGINDVIEAGGTDANGDGLQDSSGDSTPDADGDGIVDSVDPDEGGTVLPVTDTDGDGAPNFLDLDSDNDTISDLIESGLGATDSNNDGIGDGPDPDRDGIILSVDGLPGGRGDAGGSTPIDTDGDGIPNYIDPNSDNAGGNDIDTAGNGDLDTDGDGMVDDDTDTDGDGIPDVVDDDINNPGGLGSGLKTYTQWRNEEFTAPANTNPVISGPDADPDQDGFSNAEEFAFGSDPENPGSIPTITSSVPPGGGIELSGVRDPNAYAFVVLQVSRNLQSWSSAVNDVEVTTDQPALLIGKINSSFGGDQSRGFLRFHIIIP
- the rimO gene encoding 30S ribosomal protein S12 methylthiotransferase RimO, whose translation is MSTTVGLISLGCAKNLIDSEVMMGHLAEAGMSLTSEADLADVLIVNTCSFIDMAKQESIDAIFGAVNARKDDPDRERQKIIVAGCLSQRFAKDLPGIMPEVDAFIGLDQITKVAPIIENLVGKQPAPAPKEANSATEDPRDYVTLKPQYVPDYVTPRFRLTPEHFAYVKIAEGCNHTCTFCIIPKIRGMHRSRTQESVVREVEALVKAGVKEINLISQDTTYFGMDKWEGQRPNPNSPVDSTRGESLATLLREVNKIEGEFWIRLLYTHPAHWSDELIRTIAECDKVAKYVDIPLQHISDRMLTAMKRKTNGDYIRDLLRRMRAGIPGIGIRTTFIVGFPGETEEDFQELLEFIREFRFERAGVFQYSKEEGTPAYKMTGQLHHMTRKGRWSRAMAELQKVAAEVNQEQVGKKVRVLVEEKGVGRTEWDAPEIDGSVHVDENIPVGSFADVTIGDWRGYDLVAAR